A genomic segment from Rhodospirillum centenum SW encodes:
- a CDS encoding anti-sigma factor family protein, translated as MTDQIDEIDEFDLHAYLDGQLEPRREAAVRAFIEANPATRERMRAYAEQMLLLRMSQAEGEADGREAAALPVMRHLLARWQRSRPRERALRAAVGLLLFGAGWIAAELSDRMPALVLPAYAQDALAVHEALGGADAKVIEAAGVRQEEVSRWLSARMGEPVKLPELHMIGLRLVGATLEDGDQGMSGMLVYEDRTGRRVTLAMVPEESAGPDQLELSEVHGYVVGCWRGKNFAYALVARTSETQVAQIAAAFGSSR; from the coding sequence ATGACCGACCAGATCGACGAGATCGACGAGTTCGACCTGCACGCTTACCTCGACGGGCAGCTCGAACCCCGGCGGGAAGCCGCCGTCCGGGCCTTTATCGAGGCGAACCCCGCAACGCGCGAGCGGATGCGGGCCTATGCCGAGCAGATGCTGCTGCTGCGCATGTCCCAGGCGGAAGGGGAGGCGGACGGACGGGAGGCCGCGGCGCTGCCGGTGATGCGGCATCTGCTGGCGCGCTGGCAGCGCTCCCGCCCGCGCGAGCGGGCGCTGCGGGCCGCGGTGGGGCTGTTGCTGTTCGGGGCGGGCTGGATCGCGGCGGAACTGTCCGACCGCATGCCCGCGCTGGTCCTGCCGGCCTATGCGCAGGATGCCCTGGCCGTCCATGAGGCGCTGGGCGGTGCTGATGCAAAGGTGATCGAGGCGGCCGGTGTCCGCCAGGAGGAGGTGTCGCGCTGGCTCTCCGCCCGTATGGGCGAGCCGGTGAAGCTTCCCGAGTTGCACATGATCGGGCTCCGCCTCGTGGGGGCGACGCTGGAGGACGGGGACCAGGGCATGTCCGGCATGCTGGTCTACGAGGACCGGACCGGCCGCCGGGTCACGCTCGCCATGGTGCCGGAGGAATCGGCCGGTCCCGACCAGCTCGAACTCAGTGAGGTCCACGGCTATGTCGTCGGCTGCTGGCGCGGCAAGAACTTCGCCTATGCGCTGGTCGCCCGGACCTCGGAGACCCAGGTCGCCCAGATCGCGGCCGCCTTCGGCAGCTCCCGGTAG
- a CDS encoding S10 family peptidase gives MMRVGALLSAFLLALAVASPALSQDAKPPAGKEAEKATDLPEPRTWKVERSGTFAGTKIDYAVVAHETRLKNDKGEPVADMFSIAYLRQGVKDPTRRPVTFLFNGGPGSASLWLHMGVFGPRRIDVPSDGGNAGAPPYPIVDNAQTILDVTDLVFIDPVGTGYSRVVGKGEEKDFLGVSEDARSVAKFIRQWLSDNKRWNSPKFLGGESYGAVRTAAVAKELSKGDSWVSLNGLLLISGAVDFATLDFGRGNDEAYWTFLPSYAANAWYHGKVPNKGNFEAFIEEARRFALDRYAPALLKGNRLTPAERAAIVKELARFTGLSETFIDRANLRVSAARFQKELLRDQGKTIGRFDGRYTGDDFDDAGETFDNDPSYYGVAGAYTVAINDYMERDLGIDMDREYKVLGSMWNRWNWSVGENSSRNGYIDVTPWIGQAMRENKDLRTLSASGYYDLATPFFAKENTLNNNGVPTERVTFTYYQGGHMMYVNKPALDKLVDDVRKFIQAGLKQE, from the coding sequence ATGATGCGTGTCGGTGCCTTGCTTTCGGCCTTCCTGCTGGCGCTCGCGGTCGCGTCGCCTGCCCTGTCCCAGGACGCGAAACCCCCGGCCGGCAAGGAGGCGGAGAAGGCGACCGATCTTCCGGAACCCCGGACCTGGAAGGTCGAGCGCAGCGGCACCTTCGCCGGCACGAAGATCGACTACGCCGTCGTGGCCCATGAGACCCGCCTGAAGAACGACAAGGGCGAGCCGGTGGCCGACATGTTCTCCATCGCCTATCTGCGCCAGGGGGTGAAGGACCCCACCCGCCGGCCGGTGACGTTCCTGTTCAACGGCGGTCCCGGCTCGGCCAGCCTGTGGCTGCACATGGGTGTCTTCGGCCCGCGCCGGATCGACGTGCCCAGCGATGGCGGCAACGCCGGCGCGCCGCCCTATCCCATCGTGGACAACGCCCAGACCATCCTGGACGTCACCGATCTGGTCTTCATCGACCCGGTGGGCACCGGCTACAGCCGCGTCGTCGGCAAGGGGGAGGAGAAGGACTTCCTCGGCGTCTCCGAGGATGCGCGCTCCGTCGCCAAGTTCATCCGCCAGTGGCTGAGCGACAACAAGCGCTGGAACTCGCCCAAGTTCCTGGGCGGGGAGAGCTATGGCGCCGTCCGCACGGCCGCCGTGGCGAAGGAACTGAGCAAGGGCGATTCATGGGTGTCGCTGAACGGTCTCCTGCTGATCTCCGGCGCGGTGGATTTCGCCACGCTGGATTTCGGCCGCGGCAATGACGAGGCCTACTGGACCTTCCTGCCGTCCTACGCCGCCAATGCGTGGTATCACGGCAAGGTGCCGAACAAGGGCAACTTCGAAGCGTTCATCGAGGAGGCGCGGCGCTTCGCGCTGGACCGCTACGCCCCGGCCCTGCTGAAGGGCAACCGGCTGACACCGGCCGAACGCGCCGCCATCGTCAAGGAGCTGGCCCGTTTCACCGGCCTTTCGGAGACCTTCATCGACCGCGCCAACCTGCGTGTCAGCGCCGCCCGCTTCCAGAAGGAACTGCTGCGCGACCAGGGCAAGACCATCGGCCGCTTCGACGGTCGCTACACCGGCGACGATTTCGACGACGCCGGGGAGACCTTCGACAACGATCCGTCCTATTACGGCGTGGCCGGTGCCTACACGGTAGCGATCAACGACTACATGGAGCGTGATCTCGGGATCGACATGGACCGGGAGTACAAGGTCCTCGGCTCCATGTGGAACAGGTGGAACTGGTCGGTGGGCGAGAATTCCAGCCGCAACGGCTACATCGACGTCACGCCCTGGATCGGTCAGGCCATGCGCGAGAACAAGGATCTGCGCACCCTGTCCGCCAGCGGCTACTACGATCTGGCGACGCCCTTCTTCGCCAAGGAGAACACGCTCAACAACAACGGCGTCCCGACCGAGCGGGTGACCTTCACCTACTACCAGGGCGGTCACATGATGTACGTGAACAAGCCGGCGCTGGATAAGCTGGTCGACGATGTGCGGAAGTTCATCCAGGCCGGGCTGAAGCAGGAATAG
- a CDS encoding nucleoside 2-deoxyribosyltransferase: MSAAPRVYLAGPDVFLPDPMAAAETMRAACAAAGLEGVFPLDAALVRMHEEPLTAFAARIRAANLDLIRGCAGVIANVSPFRGPSADDGTAYEMGFATALGLPVFTWSSDTRSLLARTRDLIDLFAHGADWRDAEGMLVEEFGLPVNLMLVDPATGPVHPHFEAAVATAAARLLTD; encoded by the coding sequence GTGAGCGCCGCCCCCCGCGTCTACCTTGCCGGGCCGGATGTCTTCCTGCCCGACCCCATGGCAGCGGCGGAAACGATGCGCGCGGCCTGCGCCGCCGCCGGGCTTGAAGGGGTGTTTCCGCTGGACGCCGCCCTGGTCCGGATGCACGAGGAACCGCTGACGGCCTTCGCCGCCCGTATCCGGGCGGCCAATCTGGACCTGATCCGGGGCTGTGCGGGGGTGATCGCCAACGTCTCCCCGTTCCGGGGGCCGTCGGCCGACGACGGTACGGCCTATGAGATGGGCTTCGCCACCGCGCTGGGGCTGCCGGTCTTCACCTGGTCGTCGGACACGCGCAGTCTGCTGGCGCGCACCCGCGACCTGATCGACCTGTTCGCCCATGGCGCCGACTGGCGCGATGCCGAGGGCATGCTGGTGGAGGAGTTCGGCCTGCCGGTCAACCTGATGCTGGTCGATCCGGCGACCGGACCGGTGCATCCGCATTTCGAGGCGGCCGTCGCCACCGCGGCCGCCCGCCTGCTGACGGACTGA
- a CDS encoding universal stress protein → MGFKDILVHVRPHAVDGESVQVALRLAAWHGARLTGLLTLRDLAMLKLLYPSSAAIVEQRVQEAARLATDAEERLRTLAGSGGVEFGFQVGEGDTAELLGLAGRYHDLVVIGQTDPGTEELGVDVPEAALGTCGRPVLVVPRQGAFPVVGRHVLVAWNGSRESARAVQAALPFIALAERITVLLGRSKERYPSITRRPPVDIAVHLARHAGPGCAPVEAVPLEVPEAEAGAGILRHAAAGGADLLVMGAYGRSWLREWALGGATRHVLRNAPLPVLMAH, encoded by the coding sequence ATGGGCTTCAAAGACATCCTGGTGCATGTGCGGCCGCATGCCGTGGACGGCGAGTCCGTGCAGGTCGCCCTGCGTCTTGCCGCTTGGCACGGCGCCCGGCTGACCGGCCTGCTGACGCTGCGCGACCTGGCCATGCTGAAGCTGCTCTATCCGTCCAGCGCCGCGATCGTGGAACAGCGCGTGCAGGAGGCGGCCCGGCTGGCCACGGACGCGGAGGAGCGGCTGCGGACCCTGGCCGGCAGCGGGGGCGTGGAGTTCGGGTTCCAGGTGGGCGAGGGGGACACGGCCGAACTGCTGGGCCTTGCCGGCCGCTACCATGACCTGGTGGTGATCGGGCAGACCGACCCCGGCACGGAGGAGCTGGGCGTGGACGTGCCGGAGGCGGCCCTGGGGACCTGTGGCCGGCCGGTGCTGGTCGTCCCGCGGCAGGGCGCCTTTCCCGTTGTCGGACGGCATGTGCTTGTGGCCTGGAACGGCTCCCGCGAATCCGCCCGGGCCGTGCAGGCGGCCCTGCCCTTCATCGCCCTGGCGGAGCGGATCACGGTACTGCTGGGCCGCTCCAAGGAGCGGTATCCCAGCATCACCCGGCGCCCACCGGTTGACATCGCCGTGCATCTCGCCCGCCATGCCGGGCCGGGCTGCGCGCCCGTGGAGGCTGTCCCGCTGGAGGTGCCGGAGGCCGAGGCCGGGGCTGGTATCCTGCGCCATGCCGCGGCGGGCGGGGCCGATCTCCTGGTGATGGGGGCCTATGGCCGCTCCTGGCTGCGCGAATGGGCCCTGGGGGGCGCCACGCGGCATGTGTTGCGCAATGCGCCCCTGCCCGTGCTGATGGCACACTGA
- a CDS encoding DedA family protein: protein MFDWILDVITSAGYLGLVALMFLENLFPPIPSELIMPLAGFLAARGEMDPVLVVLTGTLGSVLGALPWYWVGRRFGRDRLDRLVERHGVWLTMEPCDVARAHDWFRRRGWRAVLFGRLVPAVRTLISVPAGLARMRLLPFLALTTAGSLAWVTVLTGAGYLLQDQYQRVEAVVNPVSTAVVAGILLLYVWRVGTRLARG, encoded by the coding sequence ATGTTCGACTGGATTCTCGACGTCATCACATCCGCCGGCTATCTGGGTCTCGTGGCCCTGATGTTCCTGGAGAATCTGTTTCCGCCGATTCCGTCCGAACTGATCATGCCGCTGGCCGGGTTCCTGGCGGCGCGGGGAGAGATGGACCCGGTCCTGGTCGTGCTGACCGGCACGCTGGGGTCCGTCCTGGGGGCGCTGCCCTGGTACTGGGTCGGCCGCCGCTTCGGCCGAGACCGGCTGGACCGCCTTGTCGAACGGCACGGCGTCTGGCTGACGATGGAGCCGTGCGACGTGGCCCGGGCGCATGACTGGTTCCGGCGCAGAGGCTGGCGCGCCGTTCTGTTCGGCCGGCTGGTGCCGGCCGTCCGTACCCTGATCTCCGTCCCCGCGGGGCTGGCACGGATGCGTCTGCTGCCCTTCCTCGCGTTGACGACGGCCGGGTCGCTGGCCTGGGTCACGGTCCTGACCGGGGCCGGCTATCTGCTCCAGGACCAGTACCAGCGGGTAGAAGCCGTGGTGAACCCGGTCTCCACCGCCGTGGTCGCCGGCATCCTGCTGCTCTATGTCTGGCGCGTCGGCACACGGCTGGCGCGCGGCTGA
- a CDS encoding TrmH family RNA methyltransferase — protein MRRDRYRLIESPQNPGFKLWDSLLDRRGLRRHGRFLLAGRKTVPEALMRHPDRFGTVLAADPGQIDALPLPPGIEALLLAPALFERLDVTGTGFPLLVGSVPAMPAIDLSAPPVGLELVCALGDPANLGALMRSAAAFGVRTLILLEEAAHPFHPKCLRAAANAQFELSLRTGPGWRGLAGIAGPVFGLDGGGHDLTDFDWPADVRLVLGEEGQGLPPDLPVERLAVPTTGAVESLNAMVAASIALYSHHASRRHRPDA, from the coding sequence ATGCGCCGCGACCGCTACCGCCTGATCGAGAGTCCGCAGAACCCCGGCTTCAAGCTCTGGGACTCGCTGCTGGACCGGCGGGGTCTGCGCCGGCACGGCCGCTTCCTGCTGGCCGGACGCAAGACGGTGCCGGAGGCGCTCATGCGCCACCCGGATCGGTTCGGGACCGTGCTGGCGGCCGATCCGGGCCAGATCGACGCGCTGCCGCTGCCGCCGGGGATCGAGGCGCTGCTGCTGGCGCCCGCCCTGTTCGAGCGGCTGGACGTCACCGGCACCGGCTTTCCGCTGTTGGTCGGGAGCGTGCCGGCGATGCCGGCGATCGACCTGTCCGCCCCGCCTGTGGGGCTGGAACTGGTCTGCGCCCTGGGCGACCCGGCGAACCTGGGGGCCCTGATGCGCAGCGCCGCCGCCTTCGGGGTCCGGACCCTGATCCTGCTGGAGGAGGCGGCGCACCCCTTCCACCCGAAATGCCTGCGCGCCGCGGCGAACGCGCAGTTCGAGCTGTCCCTGCGGACGGGACCGGGCTGGCGGGGGCTGGCGGGGATCGCGGGGCCGGTCTTCGGGCTGGACGGGGGCGGACACGACCTGACGGATTTCGACTGGCCGGCGGATGTGCGGCTGGTGCTGGGCGAAGAGGGACAAGGACTGCCGCCGGACCTGCCGGTCGAACGGCTGGCCGTTCCGACAACGGGGGCGGTGGAATCGCTCAATGCCATGGTGGCCGCCAGCATCGCGCTCTACAGCCACCATGCATCCCGGCGCCATCGTCCTGACGCATGA
- the glpD gene encoding glycerol-3-phosphate dehydrogenase, whose amino-acid sequence MDGPVDLLVVGGGINGTGIARDAAGCGLSVVLCEQDDLAAATSSASSKLIHGGLRYLEHREFRLVRESLAEREVLLHSAPHIIRPLRFVLPHHDGLRPAWMLRAGLFLYDHLGWRPGVRSHLPPTRTLHLRTDPAGVPLRPAFRLGFAYSDCWVEDSRLVVLTALDAAERGARILTRTRLAAARRAGDVWEAELEDAGTGRRTPLRARALVNAAGPWVASVQALLGWPAGRRVRLVKGSHIVVPRLYEGEQAYTLQNADGRIVFVIPYEGAFSLIGTTDVPVTGDPGTVTASAEETAYLCGVVADYFERPPTPADVVWSFAGVRPLHDDGSADASAVTRDYALDLDGPADGQEDGPPLLTVHGGKLTTFRRLAEDALVKLMPRLGRQAAPWTEGATLPGGDIPDGDVDRFEAETARRYPFLPPAMRHRLCRAYGTRIARVLGDARSLAALGRDFGGVTEAELDHLRREEWARTGEDVLWRRSRLGLHLDADAMAGVGAWFAGERAPAPIPASARPG is encoded by the coding sequence ATGGACGGTCCGGTGGACCTGCTGGTGGTGGGCGGCGGCATCAACGGCACCGGCATTGCCCGCGACGCGGCCGGCTGCGGCCTGTCGGTCGTGCTGTGCGAACAGGATGATCTGGCCGCCGCGACCTCCTCGGCCAGTTCGAAGCTGATCCATGGCGGCCTGCGCTACCTGGAGCACCGGGAGTTCCGGCTGGTGCGGGAATCCCTGGCGGAGCGGGAGGTGCTGCTGCACTCGGCCCCGCACATCATCCGGCCCCTGCGCTTCGTGCTGCCGCACCATGACGGGCTGCGCCCGGCCTGGATGCTGCGGGCGGGACTGTTCCTCTACGACCATCTGGGCTGGCGGCCGGGCGTCCGCTCGCACCTGCCGCCGACGCGGACGCTGCACCTGCGCACCGATCCGGCCGGCGTGCCGCTGCGGCCCGCCTTCCGGCTGGGATTCGCCTATTCCGACTGCTGGGTCGAGGATTCGCGGCTGGTGGTGCTGACCGCCCTGGACGCGGCCGAGCGCGGCGCCCGCATCCTGACCCGGACCCGCCTTGCCGCCGCCCGCCGGGCCGGCGATGTCTGGGAGGCAGAGCTTGAGGATGCCGGAACCGGCCGGCGGACGCCGCTGCGGGCCCGTGCCCTGGTGAACGCCGCCGGCCCCTGGGTCGCGTCCGTGCAGGCGCTGCTGGGTTGGCCGGCCGGGCGCCGGGTGCGGCTGGTCAAGGGCAGCCACATCGTCGTGCCCCGCCTCTACGAGGGGGAGCAGGCCTATACCCTTCAGAACGCCGACGGCCGCATCGTCTTCGTCATTCCCTACGAGGGGGCGTTCAGCCTGATCGGCACGACCGACGTGCCGGTCACCGGCGATCCCGGGACGGTAACCGCGTCGGCGGAGGAGACCGCCTATCTCTGCGGCGTCGTCGCGGACTACTTCGAGCGGCCGCCGACACCGGCGGACGTGGTCTGGAGCTTCGCCGGGGTGCGCCCGCTGCATGATGACGGCAGCGCCGATGCGTCGGCGGTGACCCGAGACTATGCGCTGGACCTCGACGGGCCGGCAGACGGGCAGGAGGACGGGCCGCCGCTGCTGACCGTTCATGGCGGCAAGCTGACCACCTTCCGTCGGCTGGCAGAGGATGCGCTGGTGAAGCTGATGCCCCGGCTGGGTCGGCAGGCTGCCCCCTGGACGGAGGGTGCGACGCTGCCGGGCGGCGACATTCCGGACGGTGACGTCGACCGCTTCGAGGCGGAAACCGCGCGCCGCTATCCGTTTCTGCCGCCGGCAATGCGGCACCGGCTCTGCCGCGCCTACGGCACCCGGATCGCGCGGGTGCTGGGCGATGCCCGCTCGCTGGCTGCGCTGGGACGGGATTTCGGCGGCGTGACGGAGGCGGAACTGGACCACCTCCGCCGCGAGGAATGGGCCAGGACCGGCGAGGATGTGCTGTGGCGCCGGTCCCGGCTGGGGCTGCACCTGGACGCCGACGCCATGGCGGGCGTCGGCGCCTGGTTCGCGGGGGAACGCGCCCCCGCCCCTATTCCTGCTTCAGCCCGGCCTGGATGA
- a CDS encoding sigma-70 family RNA polymerase sigma factor: MPSNPFEDQLAEQIAALRRYALVLTRSRTEAEDLVQDCLAKALSCADQWQPGTDLRAWLFRILYTCHVSLLRKQQVRARAQQGEVPETSADPEQPRRLEVKRVLSALDRLPAAQREAIVLVALEDMKYEDAARRLGIPVGTLMSRLARGREALRRLMDEGVRPRLRLVGGKS; encoded by the coding sequence ATGCCCAGCAACCCGTTCGAGGACCAGCTCGCCGAACAGATCGCAGCCCTCAGGCGCTATGCGCTGGTCCTGACCCGGAGCCGGACGGAGGCGGAAGATCTGGTGCAGGACTGCCTCGCCAAGGCGCTGTCCTGCGCGGACCAGTGGCAGCCCGGCACGGATCTGCGCGCCTGGCTGTTCCGCATCCTCTACACCTGCCATGTCAGTCTCCTGCGCAAGCAGCAGGTGCGGGCCCGGGCGCAGCAGGGGGAGGTGCCGGAGACGTCCGCCGATCCCGAACAGCCCCGCCGGCTGGAGGTGAAGCGTGTCCTGTCCGCGCTGGACCGGCTGCCGGCGGCGCAGCGGGAGGCCATCGTGCTGGTCGCCCTGGAGGACATGAAGTACGAGGACGCGGCGCGCCGGCTGGGCATTCCGGTCGGTACGCTGATGTCCCGTCTCGCCCGCGGGCGGGAGGCCCTGCGGCGGCTTATGGATGAGGGGGTGCGGCCCCGGCTGCGCCTTGTGGGGGGCAAGTCATGA
- a CDS encoding MaoC family dehydratase — protein sequence MPAQPRYLEDIEPGQTVEFGDRLVTAEEIVAFARDYDPQPFHLDEAAGARTHFGGLVASGWHTAAMVMRMLVDEYLHPETSLGSPGLDELRWHRPVRPGDRLRVRVTTLEVRRSQSKPSIGIVRQRLEALNQDGEVVMSHVGMGMVRARTLPADMAAGGGA from the coding sequence GTGCCCGCACAGCCGCGCTATCTGGAAGACATCGAACCGGGCCAGACGGTCGAGTTCGGCGACCGTCTGGTGACGGCGGAGGAGATCGTCGCCTTCGCCCGTGACTATGACCCCCAGCCCTTCCACCTGGACGAGGCGGCCGGGGCCCGCACCCATTTCGGCGGGCTGGTCGCCAGCGGCTGGCATACCGCCGCCATGGTGATGCGGATGCTGGTGGACGAGTACCTGCATCCGGAGACCAGCCTCGGCTCCCCGGGCCTGGACGAGCTGCGCTGGCACAGGCCGGTGCGGCCGGGGGACCGGCTGCGCGTCCGGGTCACGACGCTGGAGGTCCGGCGGTCGCAGAGCAAGCCCTCCATCGGGATCGTCCGCCAGCGGCTGGAGGCCCTGAACCAGGACGGTGAGGTGGTGATGAGCCATGTCGGCATGGGCATGGTGCGCGCGCGGACTCTGCCGGCGGACATGGCAGCCGGCGGGGGCGCCTGA
- a CDS encoding PaaI family thioesterase — MARSAACATPFSGASEDGADTDLPLVTEGPFAGWRSWSGRDPWETLTGPFYFRREGEVVRCAFRVEPKHLNGLGVIHGGCLMTFADFALFAIAHPLIGTGPAVTVSLHGDFIAAGKEGELVEATGEVTRASRSLVFVRGLLTSGERTLFGFSGIIRRLSGP, encoded by the coding sequence ATGGCCCGATCTGCGGCCTGCGCGACCCCGTTCTCCGGCGCATCGGAGGACGGAGCGGATACCGACCTGCCGCTGGTCACCGAGGGGCCGTTCGCGGGCTGGCGGAGCTGGAGCGGGCGCGACCCCTGGGAGACGTTGACCGGCCCCTTCTATTTCCGCCGGGAGGGCGAGGTCGTGCGCTGCGCCTTCCGGGTCGAGCCCAAGCACCTGAACGGTCTGGGCGTGATCCATGGCGGGTGCCTGATGACCTTCGCCGACTTCGCCCTGTTCGCCATTGCCCATCCCCTGATCGGCACCGGGCCGGCGGTCACGGTGTCCCTGCACGGGGACTTCATCGCGGCCGGAAAGGAGGGGGAGCTGGTGGAGGCGACGGGGGAGGTGACCCGCGCCTCGCGCAGCCTCGTCTTCGTGCGCGGCCTGCTGACGTCGGGCGAGCGCACCCTGTTCGGCTTCTCCGGCATCATCCGGCGTCTGTCCGGTCCCTGA
- a CDS encoding GNAT family N-acetyltransferase, which yields MARLLAAAFATDPVMDWWVRDGAGRAEALYGFYDDQLAEVLPFGTSFMAGDASACAIWLPPDMAVRHYPFWRKLMMVPRYLRFCGVARARRLIALGDMMERNHPPAPPHWYLYFLAVDPALKGRGLGSAILAATLARVDADGLPAYLENSTPANLRLYERHGFRLVKQDRPLPGAPCQWTMWRGPAPVSTPVGSFGAA from the coding sequence TTGGCGCGCCTGCTGGCGGCGGCTTTCGCCACCGATCCGGTGATGGACTGGTGGGTGCGGGACGGGGCCGGCCGGGCGGAGGCGCTGTACGGCTTCTACGATGACCAGCTTGCGGAGGTGCTGCCGTTCGGCACCAGCTTCATGGCGGGTGATGCCTCCGCCTGTGCGATCTGGCTGCCGCCCGACATGGCTGTCCGGCACTATCCGTTCTGGCGCAAGCTGATGATGGTGCCCCGCTATCTTCGCTTCTGCGGGGTCGCGCGGGCACGGCGGCTGATCGCGCTCGGGGACATGATGGAGAGGAACCATCCCCCCGCGCCACCGCACTGGTATCTCTATTTCCTGGCGGTCGATCCCGCCCTCAAGGGGCGGGGGCTCGGCTCCGCCATCCTGGCGGCGACGCTCGCCCGGGTGGATGCGGACGGGCTGCCGGCCTATCTGGAGAATTCCACGCCGGCGAACCTGCGGCTCTACGAGCGGCACGGCTTCCGGCTGGTGAAGCAGGACCGCCCGCTGCCGGGCGCCCCCTGTCAGTGGACCATGTGGCGCGGACCTGCGCCGGTGTCCACGCCGGTGGGCTCCTTCGGCGCAGCTTGA
- a CDS encoding bifunctional 2',3'-cyclic-nucleotide 2'-phosphodiesterase/3'-nucleotidase, with product MIRALGRRRPFAGLALLAALVLVPLLPARAEDRIELQVLTTTDLHMALMDYDYYADRQDPSIGLVRVASLIRAARAANPNTLLLDNGDLIQGTPLGDWVVRERGIGPGRPHPAMVALNHLGYDAAVLGNHEFNFGLDVLKQTYAAAAFPVLAGNVFVVDGDDDPANDRPLYPGYTILERQLRDTAGAMHTVRIGVIGVLTPQIMVWDRDKLDGKVTTRDIVDTARRLVPEVRAAGADIVIALSHAGLSGAPRVGGEEQASAYLTEIPGIDAVVTGHSHGVFPGPDYAGLPGADLTKGTVNGVPLVMAGYSGNQLGVIELTLEQRDGRWTVADGRGSTRPLTERRDGRNVPAAEPDAGLAALLATDHQGTLAYVRRAVGRTSGPIHSYCAFVGDTPGLELISEAERFYMERALRGTPHAGLPILAAAAVFKSGGRFGPDFYADIPAGEIAIRNIADIYPYPNMLVAVKVTGAQVREWLEMSARVFNRIDPADAKPQMLLDRRVPGYNFDVIDGVTYAVDLTQPPRYDRDGKLAAPDAHRIRDLSFQGKPIDEAQEFIVVTNNYRANGGGSFPGLDGSTVVFQAPETAQEAILDYIRTQGVVEPRTDSTFRFQPVTAPVTVLYDSSPRTRQHLAECPTLTYHGPGENGFDLFRVDLSGKGTRP from the coding sequence GTGATCCGTGCCCTTGGCCGCCGCCGGCCCTTCGCCGGCCTCGCCCTTCTCGCCGCGCTGGTCCTCGTCCCGCTGCTGCCCGCCCGGGCAGAGGACCGGATCGAGTTGCAGGTCCTGACCACGACCGACCTGCACATGGCGCTGATGGACTACGACTACTATGCGGACCGCCAGGACCCGTCGATCGGGCTGGTCCGGGTCGCCTCTCTGATCCGCGCGGCGCGGGCCGCCAACCCGAACACGCTGCTGCTGGACAACGGCGACCTGATCCAGGGGACGCCGCTGGGCGACTGGGTGGTACGGGAGCGCGGCATCGGCCCCGGCCGGCCGCACCCGGCCATGGTGGCGCTGAACCATCTCGGCTACGACGCGGCCGTGCTGGGCAACCACGAGTTCAATTTCGGCCTGGACGTGCTGAAGCAGACCTATGCCGCAGCGGCCTTCCCGGTGCTGGCCGGCAATGTCTTCGTCGTGGACGGTGACGACGATCCCGCCAACGACAGGCCGCTCTATCCCGGCTACACGATCCTGGAGCGGCAGCTCCGCGATACGGCCGGCGCGATGCACACCGTCCGGATCGGCGTCATCGGCGTGCTGACGCCGCAGATCATGGTCTGGGACCGCGACAAGCTGGACGGCAAGGTCACGACCCGGGACATCGTGGACACCGCCCGCCGGCTGGTGCCGGAGGTCCGGGCCGCCGGGGCCGACATCGTGATCGCGCTGTCCCATGCCGGGCTGTCCGGCGCACCGCGCGTCGGCGGGGAGGAGCAGGCCTCCGCCTACCTGACGGAGATCCCCGGCATCGACGCCGTCGTCACCGGCCATTCGCACGGCGTCTTTCCCGGACCGGACTATGCCGGCCTGCCCGGCGCCGATCTGACGAAGGGCACGGTGAACGGCGTGCCCCTGGTCATGGCCGGCTACAGCGGCAACCAGCTCGGCGTGATCGAGCTGACGCTGGAACAGCGCGACGGCCGCTGGACCGTGGCGGACGGGCGCGGCTCCACCCGCCCGTTGACGGAGCGGCGCGACGGCCGCAACGTCCCCGCCGCCGAGCCCGACGCCGGACTGGCCGCGCTTCTGGCGACCGACCACCAGGGCACGCTGGCCTATGTCCGACGCGCCGTCGGCCGCACCAGCGGCCCGATCCACAGCTACTGCGCCTTCGTCGGCGACACGCCGGGCCTGGAGCTGATCTCCGAGGCGGAACGCTTCTACATGGAGCGGGCCCTGCGCGGCACGCCCCATGCCGGCCTGCCGATCCTGGCCGCCGCGGCGGTGTTCAAGTCGGGCGGGCGCTTCGGCCCCGACTTCTACGCCGACATCCCGGCCGGGGAGATCGCCATCCGCAACATCGCGGACATCTATCCCTATCCGAACATGCTGGTCGCCGTGAAGGTGACCGGCGCCCAGGTGCGCGAGTGGCTGGAGATGTCGGCCCGCGTCTTCAACCGGATCGACCCGGCCGACGCGAAGCCGCAGATGCTCCTGGACCGGCGCGTGCCGGGCTACAATTTCGACGTCATCGACGGCGTGACCTATGCCGTGGACCTGACCCAGCCGCCGCGGTACGACCGTGACGGCAAGCTGGCGGCACCCGACGCGCACCGTATCCGCGACCTGTCCTTCCAGGGGAAGCCGATCGACGAGGCGCAGGAGTTCATCGTCGTCACCAACAACTACCGCGCCAACGGCGGCGGCAGCTTCCCCGGCCTGGACGGCAGCACCGTCGTCTTCCAGGCGCCGGAGACGGCCCAGGAGGCGATCCTGGACTACATCCGCACCCAGGGCGTGGTCGAACCGCGCACCGATTCGACCTTCCGCTTCCAGCCGGTGACGGCTCCGGTCACGGTGCTCTACGACAGTTCGCCCCGGACCCGGCAGCATCTGGCGGAGTGCCCGACCCTGACCTATCACGGCCCCGGCGAGAACGGCTTCGACCTGTTCCGGGTCGATCTCTCGGGCAAGGGGACCCGGCCGTGA